The following proteins come from a genomic window of Maribacter sp. HTCC2170:
- a CDS encoding hydroxypyruvate isomerase family protein produces the protein MKRRTFIGTSAAASVGMITSNQVNAAPSQNENNMKLKNNINHSVCQWCYGSIPLEDFLKSLNELGVTAIDLIGPKDYPLLKKYGIHNSMCNGAEISLTEGWCEPEYHDTLIKNYTKMIPVVAEAGYTNLICFSGNRRGMDDAVGLKNCVEGLKQIMPLAEKHGVMIQMELLNSKVNHPDYMCDHSEWGVELCKQLGSDNFKLLYDIYHMQIMEGDVIRTIQEHHQYFGHYHTGGNPGRNEIDETQELYYPAIMKAIIETGFKGHVAQEFVPTWEDKIAALKQGVAICDV, from the coding sequence ATGAAAAGAAGAACTTTTATAGGGACATCAGCGGCTGCATCTGTTGGAATGATTACCAGTAATCAAGTAAATGCCGCGCCTTCCCAAAACGAAAACAATATGAAACTTAAAAATAATATCAACCATAGTGTTTGCCAATGGTGTTATGGCAGTATTCCGCTAGAAGATTTTCTAAAGTCTTTGAATGAATTGGGTGTAACAGCAATTGATCTTATTGGCCCAAAGGACTACCCACTGCTTAAAAAATATGGAATACATAATTCGATGTGCAATGGAGCAGAAATCAGTCTTACTGAAGGATGGTGCGAACCAGAATATCATGACACCTTGATTAAGAATTACACGAAGATGATTCCCGTGGTTGCAGAGGCTGGGTATACAAATCTAATTTGTTTTAGTGGAAACCGAAGAGGTATGGACGATGCTGTTGGCCTTAAAAACTGTGTTGAAGGCCTTAAGCAGATTATGCCATTGGCGGAAAAGCATGGAGTTATGATTCAGATGGAATTATTAAATAGTAAAGTGAATCACCCAGATTACATGTGCGATCATTCTGAATGGGGTGTGGAGCTTTGCAAACAGTTGGGGTCGGATAATTTTAAACTTTTATATGATATTTACCATATGCAGATTATGGAAGGTGATGTCATTCGTACTATTCAGGAACATCACCAATACTTTGGACACTACCACACAGGGGGAAATCCTGGGCGAAATGAAATAGACGAAACGCAAGAATTATATTATCCTGCTATAATGAAAGCCATTATTGAAACCGGATTCAAAGGACACGTAGCTCAAGAATTCGTACCTACTTGGGAGGATAAAATAGCTGCTTTAAAACAAGGTGTAGCTATTTGCGATGTTTAA